The following proteins are co-located in the Manihot esculenta cultivar AM560-2 chromosome 9, M.esculenta_v8, whole genome shotgun sequence genome:
- the LOC122724531 gene encoding pentatricopeptide repeat-containing protein At3g22470, mitochondrial-like isoform X2, translating into MMMKMPWRRKSRSFHLQLQGAIESKIDKAVEFFDDMVARGYQPDVRTFNVIVNGMCKFGKTNVAIGLLKGMADRGCEPDVVTYGAIIDALRKDELVGEALELFSQMRNKGISPDVITYTGLIHGVCKLGQKNQALALMNEMVEQNILPDVYTFNVLIDALCKDGMVAEAQNTFNVMIQRGVEPDVVTYNSLIDGLCISDQFKEALALLKEMVGRNISPSVFTFNILIDTLCKKGLVSNAQKIIKIMIQRGVEPDVVTYNSLMDGYCLYREIDKARKVFDLMVTNEIANIFSYSILINGYCKCKMIDDAKELFDEMSLKGLVPNVVTYSTLIEGMFRAGRPQNAKELFKDMCSHGQQPDIVTFSIMIDCLCRQGNLDEALTLLKAMEKCQLKPNVVIYSSLINGMCKVGKINDAKELFSSLFEIGLQPDVYVYNAIMKGLCQQGLMDEAYKVFKDMEKVGCLPDNCCYNIIIQGFLKHEDLPKASELINEMVDKGFSADDATTELVVHLSQNNNLILRLLKVRNEGSAN; encoded by the exons atgatgatgaagatgccttggaggaggaagagcaggagcttccatcttcagctacaaggggcaattg AGAGTAAAATCGACAAAGCAGTGGAATTTTTCGATGATATGGTTGCACGTGGTTATCAACCTGATGTTCGTACTTTCAATGTGATAGTAAACGGAATGTGTAAATTTGGGAAAACAAATGTGGCTATTGGGCTACTGAAGGGAATGGCTGATAGAGGTTGTGAGCCAGATGTTGTGACATACGGAGCAATCATTGACGCCCTTCGCAAGGATGAGCTAGTTGGTGAGGCTTTAGAGCTCTTCTCTCAAATGAGGAATAAGGGCATTTCACCTGATGTCATCACTTACACTGGTTTAATTCACGGTGTTTGCAAATTAGGCCAAAAGAACCAAGCTTTGGCCTTGATGAATGAAATGGTGGAGCAAAACATATTACCAGATGTTTATACCTTCAATGTATTGATTGACGCACTTTGTAAGGATGGAATGGTTGCAGAGGCTCAAAATACATTCAAtgtaatgattcaaagaggtgtagAGCCTGATGTGGTCACCTACAATTCCTTAATTGATGGTCTTTGCATTTCAGACCAATTCAAGGAAGCTTTGGCCTTGTTGAAAGAAATGGTCGGGAGGAACATATCCCCTAGTGTTTTTACCTTCAATATATTGATCGACACTCTTTGTAAGAAAGGACTGGTTTCAAATGCACAGAAAATAATCAAgataatgattcaaagaggtgtggAACCTGATGTTGTCACTTATAATTCATTGATGGATGGATATTGTCTGTACAGGGAAATTGATAAGGCTAGAAAGGTATTTGATCTGATGGTGACCAATGAAATAGCTAACATTTTTAGCTACAGCATTTTGATCAATGGATATTGTAAGTGCAAAATGATAGATGATGCAAAGGAACTTTTTGATGAAATGTCTCTTAAAGGTTTAGTTCCTAATGTTGTTACTTATTCTACTCTTATAGAGGGTATGTTTCGAGCAGGGAGGCCCCAAAATGCAAAAGAGCTTTTTAAGGATATGTGCTCTCATGGTCAACAGCCAGATATAGTAACCTTCTCAATTATGATTGATTGCTTGTGTAGACAGGGGAATCTCGATGAGGCACTcacactattgaaagcaatggaGAAATGTCAGTTGAAGCCTAATGTTGTGATCTATAGCAGTCTGATCAATGGTATGTGCAAAGTTGGGAAGATTAATGATGCCAAGGAACTTTTTTCTAGTCTTTTTGAAATTGGTTTACAAcctgatgtttatgtatataatgCAATTATGAAAGGACTCTGTCAACAAGGATTAATGGATGAAGCGTATAAGGTATTTAAAGACATGGAAAAGGTAGGATGTTTACCAGATAATTGTTGTTATAATATCATCATTCAAGGGTTTCTCAAGCATGAGGATTTACCAAAAGCATCAGAACTAATCAACGAAATGGTTGATAAGGGGTTCTCTGCTGATGATGCTACCACAGAATTGGTCGTACATTTATCACAGAATAATAATCTCATTCTGAGGCTTTTAAAGGTGCGCAATGAGGGATCAGCAAACTAA
- the LOC122724531 gene encoding pentatricopeptide repeat-containing protein At3g22470, mitochondrial-like isoform X1, with protein MMMKMPWRRKSRSFHLQLQGAIESKIDKAVEFFDDMVARGYQPDVRTFNVIVNGMCKFGKTNVAIGLLKGMADRGCEPDVVTYGAIIDALRKDELVGEALELFSQMRNKGISPDVITYTGLIHGVCKLGQKNQALALMNEMVEQNILPDVYTFNVLIDALCKDGMVAEAQNTFNVMIQRGVEPDVVTYNSLIDGLCISDQFKEALALLKEMVGRNISPSVFTFNILIDTLCKKGLVSNAQKIIKIMIQRGVEPDVVTYNSLMDGYCLYREIDKARKVFDLMVTNEIANIFSYSILINGYCKCKMIDDAKELFDEMSLKGLVPNVVTYSTLIEGMFRAGRPQNAKELFKDMCSHGQQPDIVTFSIMIDCLCRQGNLDEALTLLKAMEKCQLKPNVVIYSSLINGMCKVGKINDAKELFSSLFEIGLQPDVYVYNAIMKGLCQQGLMDEAYKVFKDMEKVGCLPDNCCYNIIIQGFLKHEDLPKASELINEMVDKGFSADDATTELVVHLSQNNDLILSKLRNRSEASKGVQ; from the exons atgatgatgaagatgccttggaggaggaagagcaggagcttccatcttcagctacaaggggcaattg AGAGTAAAATCGACAAAGCAGTGGAATTTTTCGATGATATGGTTGCACGTGGTTATCAACCTGATGTTCGTACTTTCAATGTGATAGTAAACGGAATGTGTAAATTTGGGAAAACAAATGTGGCTATTGGGCTACTGAAGGGAATGGCTGATAGAGGTTGTGAGCCAGATGTTGTGACATACGGAGCAATCATTGACGCCCTTCGCAAGGATGAGCTAGTTGGTGAGGCTTTAGAGCTCTTCTCTCAAATGAGGAATAAGGGCATTTCACCTGATGTCATCACTTACACTGGTTTAATTCACGGTGTTTGCAAATTAGGCCAAAAGAACCAAGCTTTGGCCTTGATGAATGAAATGGTGGAGCAAAACATATTACCAGATGTTTATACCTTCAATGTATTGATTGACGCACTTTGTAAGGATGGAATGGTTGCAGAGGCTCAAAATACATTCAAtgtaatgattcaaagaggtgtagAGCCTGATGTGGTCACCTACAATTCCTTAATTGATGGTCTTTGCATTTCAGACCAATTCAAGGAAGCTTTGGCCTTGTTGAAAGAAATGGTCGGGAGGAACATATCCCCTAGTGTTTTTACCTTCAATATATTGATCGACACTCTTTGTAAGAAAGGACTGGTTTCAAATGCACAGAAAATAATCAAgataatgattcaaagaggtgtggAACCTGATGTTGTCACTTATAATTCATTGATGGATGGATATTGTCTGTACAGGGAAATTGATAAGGCTAGAAAGGTATTTGATCTGATGGTGACCAATGAAATAGCTAACATTTTTAGCTACAGCATTTTGATCAATGGATATTGTAAGTGCAAAATGATAGATGATGCAAAGGAACTTTTTGATGAAATGTCTCTTAAAGGTTTAGTTCCTAATGTTGTTACTTATTCTACTCTTATAGAGGGTATGTTTCGAGCAGGGAGGCCCCAAAATGCAAAAGAGCTTTTTAAGGATATGTGCTCTCATGGTCAACAGCCAGATATAGTAACCTTCTCAATTATGATTGATTGCTTGTGTAGACAGGGGAATCTCGATGAGGCACTcacactattgaaagcaatggaGAAATGTCAGTTGAAGCCTAATGTTGTGATCTATAGCAGTCTGATCAATGGTATGTGCAAAGTTGGGAAGATTAATGATGCCAAGGAACTTTTTTCTAGTCTTTTTGAAATTGGTTTACAAcctgatgtttatgtatataatgCAATTATGAAAGGACTCTGTCAACAAGGATTAATGGATGAAGCGTATAAGGTATTTAAAGACATGGAAAAGGTAGGATGTTTACCAGATAATTGTTGTTATAATATCATCATTCAAGGGTTTCTCAAGCATGAGGATTTACCAAAAGCATCAGAACTAATCAACGAAATGGTTGATAAGGGGTTCTCTGCTGATGATGCTACCACAGAATTG GTAGTACATTTATCGCAGAATAATGATCTCATTCTAAGCAAACTACGAAATCGTTCTGAGGCTTCTAAAGGGGTGCAATGA
- the LOC110622665 gene encoding pentatricopeptide repeat-containing protein At3g22470, mitochondrial: MMMKMPWRRKSRSFHLQLQGAIGTIQSPFLFLFTNYCHSSTSTLEDARFLTNNFKSASFTHLDDAIASFNHVIHKHPLPSRVPFNRFLSALVKMKQYHTVLSMSKTIELLGISHDVYSLSILINCFCHLHIVDFGFSVFGKMLKFGLEPTTVTFTTLINGLCMESKIHKAVEFFDDMVARGYQPNVRTFNVIVNGLCKFGKTNVAIGLLKGMADRGCEPNVVTYNAIIDALCKDELVGEALELFSQMRNKGISPDVITYTSLIHSVCKLGQKNQALALMNEMVEWNILPNVYTFNVLIDALCKDGMVSESQNTFNVMIQRGVEPDVVTYNSLIDGLCISDQFKEALALLKQMVGRNISPDVFTFNILIDTLCKKGLVSNAQNIIKIMIQRGVEPDVVTYNSLMDGYCLCKQIDKARKVFDLMVTNEIADILGYSILINGYCKCKMIDDAEELFDEMSHKGLVPNVVTYHTLIKGMFQAGRPQNAKELFKDMCSHGQQPDIVTFSIMIDGLCRQGNLDEALALLKAMEKSRLKPNVVIYSSLINGMCKVGKINDAKELFSSLFEIGLQPDVYVYSAIMKGLCQQGLMDEAYKVFKDMEKVGCLPNNCCYNIIIQGFLKHEDLPKASELINEMVDKGFSADAATTELVVHLLRNNDLILRLLKARN, from the coding sequence atgatgatgaagatgccttggaggaggaagagcaggagcttccatcttcagctacaaggggcaattggtaccattcaatctccattcctattcttatttaccaattattgtcattcttctacttccacacttgaagatgcacgcttcttgacaaataacttcaaatctgcTTCTTTTACCCACCTTGATGATGCCATTGCTTCCTTCAATCATGTAATTCATAAGCATCCTCTGCCTTCTAGGGTTCCATTTAATAGATTCTTATCTGCCCTTGTGAAAATGAAACAATATCACACTGTCCTTTCCATGTCCAAAACAATTGAATTGCTAGGAATCTCTCACGATGTTTATTCTCTTAGcatattaattaattgcttCTGCCATTTACACATTGTGGATTTTGGCTTCTCTGTTTTTGGTAAGATGCTCAAATTCGGATTGGAGCCTACCACTGTGACGTTTACTACcttaattaatgggctttgTATGGAGAGTAAAATCCATAAAGCAGTGGAATTTTTCGATGATATGGTTGCACGTGGTTATCAACCTAATGTTCGTACTTTCAATGTGATAGTAAACGGATTGTGTAAATTTGGGAAAACAAACGTGGCTATTGGGCTACTAAAGGGAATGGCTGATAGAGGTTGTGAGCCAAATGTTGTGACATACAATGCAATCATTGACGCACTTTGCAAGGATGAGCTAGTTGGTGAAGCTTTAGAGCTCTTCTCTCAAATGAGGAATAAGGGCATTTCACCTGATGTCATCACTTACACTAGTTTAATTCATAGTGTTTGCAAATTAGGCCAAAAGAACCAAGCTTTGGCCTTGATGAATGAAATGGTTGAGTGGAACATATTACCAAATGTTTATACCTTCAATGTATTGATTGATGCTCTTTGTAAGGATGGAATGGTTTCAGAGTCTCAAAATACATTCAAtgtaatgattcaaagaggtgtagAGCCTGATGTGGTCACATACAATTCCTTAATTGATGGTCTTTGCATTTCAGACCAATTCAAGGAAGCTTTGGCCTTGTTGAAACAAATGGTGGGGAGGAATATATCCCCTGATGTTTTTACCTTCAATATATTGATCGACACTCTTTGTAAGAAAGGACTGGTTTCAAATGCAcagaatataatcaaaataatgattcaaagaggtgtggAACCTGATGTTGTCACTTATAATTCATTGATGGATGGATATTGTCTATGCAAGCAAATTGATAAGGCTAGAAAGGTATTTGATCTGATGGTGACCAATGAAATAGCTGACATTTTAGGCTACAGCATTTTGATCAATGGATATTGTAAGTGCAAAATGATAGATGATGCAGAGGAACTTTTTGATGAAATGTCTCATAAAGGTTTAGTTCCTAATGTTGTTACTTATCATACTCTTATAAAGGGTATGTTTCAAGCAGGGAGGCCCCAAAATGCAAAAGAGCTTTTTAAGGATATGTGCTCTCATGGTCAACAGCCAGATATAGTAACCTTCTCAATTATGATTGATGGCTTGTGTAGACAGGGGAATCTCGATGAGGCACTCgcactattgaaagcaatggaGAAAAGTCGGTTGAAGCCTAATGTTGTGATCTATAGCAGTCTGATCAATGGTATGTGCAAAGTTGGGAAGATTAATGATGCCAAGGAACTATTTTCTAGTCTTTTTGAAATTGGTTTACAAcctgatgtttatgtatatagCGCAATTATGAAAGGACTCTGCCAACAGGGATTAATGGATGAAGCGTATAAGGTATTTAAAGACATGGAAAAGGTAGGATGTTTACCAAATAATTGTTGTTATAATATCATCATTCAAGGGTTTCTCAAGCATGAGGATTTACCAAAAGCATCAGAACTAATCAACGAAATGGTTGATAAGGGGTTCTCTGCTGATGCTGCTACCACAGAATTGGTAGTACATTTATTGCGGAATAATGATCTCATTCTGAGGCTTTTAAAGGCGCGCAACTAG
- the LOC110622805 gene encoding pentatricopeptide repeat-containing protein At1g63330, with translation MMKMPWRRKSRSFHLQLQGAIGTIQSPFLFLFTNCCHSSTSTLEDARFLTNNFKSASFTHLDDAIASFNHVFHKHPLPSRVPFNRFLSALVKMKQYHTVLSMSKTIELVGISYDVCSLNILINCFCRLHLVDFGFSVFGKMFKFGLEPTTVTFTTLINGLCMESKIDKAVEFFDDMVARGYQPNVYTYNVIVNGMCKFGKTNVAVGLLKGMADRGCEADVVTYSAIIDALCKDELVGEALELFSQMRNKGISADVITYNGLIHGVCKLGQKNQALALMNEMVEQNILPNVYTFSVLIDALCKDGMVSEAQNTFNVMIQRGVEPNVVTYNSLIDGLCISDQFKEALALLKEMVGRNISPDVFTFNILIDTLCSQIDKARKLFDLMVTNEIADIFSYNILINGYCKCKMIDDARQIFDEMSHKGLVPDAVTYHTLIKAMFQAGRPQTAKELFKDMCSHGQQPNIVTFSIMIDGLCRQGNLDEALTLLKAMEKSQLKPNFVIYSSLINGMCKVGKINDARELFSSLFEIGLQPDVYVYNAIMKGLCQQGLMDEAYKVFKDMEKVGCLPNNCCYNIIIQGFLRHEDLPKASELINEMVDKGFSADDATTELVVHLSRNNNLILRLLKVRNEGSTN, from the exons atgatgaagatgcctTGGAGGAGGAAAAGCAggagcttccatcttcagctacAAGGGGCAATTGGTACCATTCAATCTCCATTCCTATTCTTATTTACCAATTGTTGCCATTCTTCTACTTCCACACTTGAAGATGCACGCTTCTTGACAAATAACTTTAAATCTGCTTCTTTTACGCACCTTGATGATGCCATTGCTTCCTTCAATCATGTATTTCATAAGCATCCTCTGCCTTCTAGGGTTCCATTTAATAGATTCTTATCTGCCCTTGTGAAAATGAAACAATATCACACTGTCCTTTCCATGTCCAAAACAATTGAATTGGTAGGAATCTCTTACGATGTTTGTTCTCTTAAcatcttaattaattgcttCTGCCGTTTACATCTTGTGGATTTTGGCTTCTCTGTTTTCGGGAAGATGTTCAAATTTGGATTGGAGCCTACCACTGTGACATTTACTACcttaattaatgggctttgTATGGAGAGTAAAATCGATAAGGCAGTGGAATTTTTCGATGATATGGTTGCACGTGGTTATCAACCTAATGTTTATACGTACAATGTGATAGTAAACGGAATGTGTAAATTTGGGAAAACAAACGTGGCTGTTGGGCTGCTAAAGGGAATGGCTGATAGAGGTTGTGAGGCAGATGTTGTGACATACAGTGCAATCATTGACGCCCTTtgcaaagatgagctagttggtGAGGCTTTAGAGCTCTTCTCTCAAATGAGGAATAAGGGCATTTCAGCTGATGTCATCACTTACAATGGTTTAATTCATGGTGTTTGCAAATTAGGCCAAAAGAACCAAGCATTGGCCTTGATGAATGAAATGGTGGAGCAAAACATATTACCAAATGTTTATACCTTCAGTGTATTGATTGATGCTCTTTGTAAGGATGGAATGGTTTCAGAGGCTCAAAATACATTCAAtgtaatgattcaaagaggtgtagAGCCTAATGTGGTCACCTACAATTCCTTAATTGATGGTCTTTGCATTTCAGACCAATTCAAGGAAGCTTTGGCCTTGTTGAAAGAAATGGTGGGGAGGAACATATCCCCTGATGTTTTTACCTTCAATATATTGATCGACACTCTTT GCAGCCAAATTGATAAGGCTAGAAAGCTATTTGATCTGATGGTGACCAATGAAATAGCTGACATTTTTAGCTACAACATTTTGATCAATGGATATTGTAAGTGCAAAATGATAGATGATGcaaggcagatttttgatgaaaTGTCTCATAAAGGTTTAGTTCCTGATGCTGTTACTTATCATACTCTTATAAAGGCTATGTTTCAAGCAGGGAGGCCCCAAACTGCAAAAGAGCTCTTTAAGGATATGTGCTCTCATGGTCAACAGCCAAATATAGTAACCTTCTCAATTATGATTGATGGCTTGTGTAGACAGGGGAATCTCGACGAGGCACTCACCCTATTGAAAGCAATGGAGAAAAGTCAGTTGAAGCCTAATTTTGTAATCTATAGCAGTCTGATCAATGGTATGTGCAAAGTTGGGAAGATTAATGATGCCAGGGAACTTTTTTCTAGTCTTTTTGAAATTGGTTTACAAcctgatgtttatgtatataatgCAATTATGAAAGGACTCTGCCAACAAGGATTAATGGATGAAGCGTATAAGGTATTTAAAGACATGGAAAAGGTAGGATGTTTACCAAATAATTGTTGTTATAATATCATCATTCAAGGGTTTCTCAGGCATGAGGATTTACCAAAAGCATCCGAACTAATCAACGAAATGGTTGATAAGGGGTTCTCTGCTGATGATGCTACCACAGAATTGGTAGTACATTTATCGCGGAATAATAATCTCATTCTGAGGCTTTTAAAGGTGCGCAATGAGGGATCAACAAACTAA